A window of Blattabacterium cuenoti contains these coding sequences:
- a CDS encoding HU family DNA-binding protein — MTKADIITEIISETGSERIDTKKIIETFMKKIKESLTSGENVYLRGFGSFIIKYRAKKLGRHISKDKSIVIPAHNIPAFKPSKSFVELVKEKVPITTN; from the coding sequence TAATAACAGAAATCATATCAGAAACTGGATCTGAAAGAATTGACACAAAAAAGATAATCGAAACATTTATGAAAAAAATTAAAGAAAGTCTTACATCAGGAGAAAATGTATATCTCAGAGGATTTGGATCATTTATTATTAAATATAGAGCAAAAAAACTTGGTCGTCATATTTCAAAAGATAAATCTATTGTAATTCCTGCACATAATATTCCTGCATTTAAACCATCAAAATCTTTTGTTGAACTCGTTAAAGAAAAAGTTCCTATAACAACAAATTAG